The proteins below are encoded in one region of Paramisgurnus dabryanus chromosome 2, PD_genome_1.1, whole genome shotgun sequence:
- the LOC141281853 gene encoding uncharacterized protein, with translation MDNNKGTEFALLFLLFWTLVTVAFGNSVHSSGHIVYTRDQLLAFRNTVMPLQEKPDIPQELRRRRRGNRAGALCRIKRRRYRPTLPSIVMGNVRSLTNKMDELSALTRHQREFRECSIMLFTESWLTLLTPDMTVALDGFQLLRADRTMESGKRKGGGLVIFVNNRWCKSGHITIKEQICDKDIELLAVSMRPYYLPREFSHVIVIVVYIPPSADGESACDVLHSVVNKLLTQSPNALLIISGDFNHAPPSSTLPTFIQYVSCYTRDNKTLDLFYANSKEAYTSAPLPPMGKSDHNLVYLQPVYKPLVCRQPAVFRTVRKWSDETNEALKDCFETTMWEELCNNHGENIDNLTDCITDYINFCVENTVPSRTVRCFSNNKPWINPDIKTLLKEKKRIFKSGNKEDLRNVQRELRRKIREGKACYRRKMEDQLQQNNVSGVWKGLKTITGHKESNSQVEGDLKWVNDLNLFFNRFDQPLSPTSIQFPLLKPPLSACIADCSSPIILCTAINSQPTHNTPNSPSLLIPPSPHSNQYTMFLTEAQVRMELRKTKVKKATGPDGISSRLLNTCADQLCGILLYIFELSLKLGKVPQLWKTSCVVPVPKTSRPKDLGDYRPVALTSHLMKILERLVLTHMRPLVSPLMDPLQFAYQPGTGVEDAVIFLLNRAISHLEKAGSTVRVMFFDFSSAFNTIQPTLLRDKMMYMGVDHNLCSWILDYLTDRLQYVRIRDCESDMVVCNTGVPQGTVLAPFLFTIYTADFKFNSSTCHLQKFSDDSAIVGLISDDDDREYKVLIQDFVDWCQRSCLQLNAGKTKELVVDFRRRKQTSLPSVNIQGKDIMRVDSYKYLGVYLNNKLDWTDNTKAIYKKGQSRLFLLRRLRSFGVQRELLKTFYDSVVASAIFYGVVCWCSSISTAEMKRLDKLIRKASSVLGIPLDTVQEVGERRMVAKLSLLLENDTNPLHDTVSALRSSFSDRLLHPKCLKERYRRSFLPAAIRLYNLSCS, from the coding sequence ATGGACAATAACAAAGGCACTGAGTTTGCTCTACTTTTCCTACTTTTTTGGACTTTGGTTACAGTCGCGTTTGGAAACTCTGTTCACAGCAGCGGTCATATTGTCTACACCAGGGATCAGCTGTTAGCATTCCGTAACACGGTGATGCCACTACAGGAAAAACCGGACATTCCCCAGGAGCTAAGAAGGCGACGACGGGGAAATCGTGCTGGGGCTCTGTGTCGGATTAAAAGGAGACGCTACAGACCAACTCTCCCGTCCATTGTTATGGGAAATGTGAGATCTTTAACCAACAAGATGGACGAGCTATCGGCTCTAACCCGGCATCAGAGGGAATTCCGGGAGTGTAGCATCATGTTGTTTACGGAGTCATGGCTAACTTTGCTAACACCGGATATGACCGTGGCTTTGGATGGATTTCAACTATTGCGCGCGGACAGAACGATGGAGAGCGGTAAGAGAAAGGGAGGAGGACTGGTAATTTTTGTGAATAATAGATGGTGTAAATCTGGTCATATTACTATTAAAGAACAGATCTGTGATAAGGACATTGAGCTGCTAGCTGTTAGCATGAGGCCGTACTATTTGCCTAGGGAATTTTCGCACGTTATCGTGATAGTGGTGTATATTCCCCCTTCGGCCGATGGTGAATCGGCATGTGACGTCCTGCATTCTGTTGTCAACAAATTGCTAACACAGAGCCCAAACGCCCTCCTCATTATCTCTGGAGATTTCAATCATGCCCCGCCATCCTCTACTCTACCCACATTTATCCAGTATGTTTCATGTTATACTAGAGACAATAAAACATTggatttattttatgcaaactCAAAGGAGGCTTACACTTCAGCACCCCTCCCCCCTATGGGTAAATCGGACCACAACCTGGTTTATCTCCAACCTGTGTACAAACCTCTTGTATGCAGGCAACCAGCTGTTTTCCGTACAGTGAGAAAATGGTCTGATGAGACCAATGAGGCTCTGAAGGACTGTTTTGAAACAACTATGTGGGAGGAATTATGTAATAATCATGGAGAGAATATTGACAATTTAACAGACTGTATTACGGATTATATTAATTTCTGTGTGGAAAATACTGTACCTTCCAGGACTGTAAGGTGTTTTTCCAACAACAAGCCATGGATTAACCCTGATATAAAGACACTTCTTAAAGAGAAGAAGAGGATCTTTAAATCTGGAAACAAGGAAGATCTGAGAAATGTCCAGAGAGAGCTGAGAAGGAAGATCAGAGAAGGAAAAGCATGCTACAGGAGGAAGATGGAGGATCAGTTGCAGCAGAACAACGTCAGTGGTGTGTGGAAGGGGCTAAAAACCATCACTGGTCATAAGGAATCCAACTCTCAGGTTGAGGGTGACCTCAAGTGGGTGAATGATCTAAATCTATTTTTTAATAGATTTGACCAGCCACTCTCACCTACCTCCATCCAGTTCCCTCTGCTGAAACCTCCCCTCTCTGCTTGCATAGCAGATTGCTCCAGCCCCATCATTCTCTGCACTGCTATTAACTCACAGCCTACACATAACACACCTAACTCTCCCTCCCTGCTAATTCCCCCCAGCCCCCACTCCAACCAATACACAATGTTCCTTACGGAGGCACAGGTGAGAATGGAGCTCAGGAAAACCAAAGTAAAGAAGGCTACAGGACCAGATGGCATCAGCTCCAGACTACTTAATACCTGTGCAGACCAGCTGTGCGGCATATTGCTGTACATTTTTGAACTGAGCCTCAAGCTGGGGAAGGTGCCACAGCTATGGAAAACATCCTGTGTGGTGCCTGTACCAAAGACGTCGCGCCCAAAAGACCTGGGAGATTATCGACCAGTAGCGCTGACCTCGCATCTGATGAAGATATTAGAGAGGCTGGTGCTAACTCATATGCGACCTCTAGTGAGCCCATTAATGGATCCACTTCAGTTTGCTTACCAACCTGGCACTGGAGTGGAAGACGCTGTCATCTTCCTCCTGAATCGTGCTATTTCACACTTAGAAAAGGCTGGGAGCACTGTGAGAGTCATGTTTTTTGACTTCTCCAGTGCTTTTAACACTATCCAACCTACGCTTCTGAGGGATAAGATGATGTACATGGGAGTGGACCATAATCTGTGTTCCTGGATATTGGACTATCTTACAGACCGATTACAGTATGTGAGGATCCGTGATTGTGAGTCTGACATGGTTGTTTGCAACACTGGAGTCCCGCAGGGAACGGTTCTGGCTCCGTTTCTTTTTACCATCTATACTGCAGACTTCAAGTTTAATTCATCAACCTGTCACCTACAGAAATTCTCTGACGACTCTGCCATCGTCGGTTTGATttcagatgatgatgatagggagTACAAAGTACTGATCCAGGACTTTGTGGACTGGTGCCAACGGAGCTGCCTCCAGTTAAATGCAGGGAAAACCAAAGAATTGGTGGTGGATTTCCGTAGGCGTAAACAGACTTCCTTACCATCAGTGAATATTCAGGGAAAGGACATCATGAGAGTGGACTCTTATAAATATCTGGGTGtgtatttaaacaataaactggaCTGGACAGATAATACTAAGGCAATCTACAAGAAAGGGCAGAGCAGACTCTTTCTGCTGAGGAGACTAAGGTCTTTTGGGGTGCAAAGAGAGCTACTGAAAACCTTTTATGACTCTGTGGTGGCCTCAGCCATATTTTATGGTGTAGTATGCTGGTGTAGTAGCATTTCTACTGCAGAAATGAAGAGATTGGACAAGCTGATCAGAAAGGCCAGCTCAGTCCTTGGGATTCCTCTGGACACCGTACAGGAGGTGGGAGAAAGGAGGATGGTAGCAAAGCTATCATTATTGTTGGAGAACGACACTAACCCACTGCATGACACGGTTTCAGCTCTGAGGAGCTCCTTCAGTGACAGACTGTTACATCCTAAGTGTCTGAAAGAGCGATACAGACGTTCTTTTCTCCCTGCTGCTATAAGACTTTACAATCTGAGCTGCTCCTAG
- the LOC135778867 gene encoding high choriolytic enzyme 1, whose amino-acid sequence MLSKVTFGLLALLLVFSVEGKPVIEENAADLPVGEVLDRANRGIVPEPDEPKLLDDIAVNEKNADPCTSRGCLWPKYSDGNIWVPYVIANHYSSSELSMIKRGLDSFSSVSCIRFFPRSNERDYISIESRSGCYSYVGRQGNLQTVSLARNGCIYQSTIQHELLHALGFNHEQTRSDRDSYIQILWDNIQNDMKYNFNKINTLNQGTAYDYRSVMQYERNAFSKNGYPTMVPIPNSNVQLGGATQMSQNDITRLNRLYQCCK is encoded by the exons ATGTTGTCCAAGGTGACTTTTGGCCTTTTGGCCCTGCTGCTGGTCTTCTCTGTTGAAGGGAAG CCTG TTATTGAGGAGAATGCTGCTGACTTGCCTGTGGGTGAAGTGTTGGATAGAGCCAACAGAGGCATCG TTCCTGAACCTGATGAGCCCAAGCTATTGGATGATATTGCTGTGAATGAAAAAAATGCTGATCCCTGCACATCACGTGGTTGCCTTTGGCCCAAGTACAGCGATGGCAATATTTGGGTACCTTATGTCATTGCCAATCACTACT CCTCCAGTGAGCTATCGATGATTAAGCGTGGTCTGGACTCTTTCTCGTCTGTCTCCTGTATCCGTTTCTTCCCTCGTTCCAATGAGAGAGATTACATCAGCATTGAGTCTCGCAGTGG ATGCTACTCATACGTTGGTCGTCAGGGAAATCTCCAGACTGTGTCTCTGGCTCGTAATGGCTGTATTTACCAAAGTACTATCCAGCATGAGCTGCTCCATGCTCTTGGCTTCAACCACGAGCAAACCCGCAGTGACCGTGACAGTTACATCCAGATCCTCTGGGACAACATCCAAAATG ACATGAAGTACAACTTCAACAAAATCAACACCCTTAACCAGGGAACTGCCTATGACTATCGTTCTGTGATGCAGTATGAGAG AAATGCTTTCTCAAAGAATGGCTATCCCACTATGGTCCCTATTCCAAATAGCAACGTTCAGCTGGGCGGAGCTACTCAGATGAGCCAGAATGACATCACCAGACTCAACAGACTCTACCAGTGTTGTAAGTGA